A genome region from Lytechinus pictus isolate F3 Inbred chromosome 14, Lp3.0, whole genome shotgun sequence includes the following:
- the LOC129276595 gene encoding xyloside xylosyltransferase 1-like: MRRAKGSPEWDHHQSAPSNKSSEEENMHYASASRARERDRRSRSFGNRRGVFRCLSGSAAKVLIIIALAFAIYSVASSSGYFDNKAGEMVQSRQGVQMTVEENEEILFAQDRGQNGAHKGRFPAADDEIESSDDDNDDGFSETEAIEDEQEQNILRETDDEQPEKSYDNVFKYHVLQTLTNTDRLPHLKKRFEVCLKSILEKTSVDLLFFFVVDGPSKTYLETALQDITNLQISKSKFQFIFMDIDGLAKDLAPLVEMMQEQIQGNHPYYKDSIFFLSTMLHKDLLPEYVHRIIMLDTDLKFMSDIKELFDHFDRFRGDNIMGIVHEQQPVYRHIFSLYRSQNPGTRVGGPPPDGLTGFNSGVLLLDIDRIRKSGHFEEYLRPEKVVELRDKFHFKGHLGDQDFYTLISMEKEDLFYNLPCSWNKQLCSWWKDKGYANIWDQYYLCKEKINIYHGNCNTPIPF, translated from the exons ATGCGACGAGCTAAGGGTTCTCCCGAATGGGATCATCATCAATCTGCTCCATCAAATAAATCAAGTGAAGAAGAAAACATGCATTATGCAAGCGCATCACGAGCGAGAGAGAGGGATCGCAGAAGCCGAAGCTTCGGCAACCGAAGAGGCGTGTTTCGCTGCCTGTCAGGATCCGCAGCGAAGGTTTTGATTATCATTGCACTGGCGTTCGCCATTTACAGTGTTGCCTCAAGCAGTGGGTACTTTGACAACAAAGCAGGTGAGATGGTTCAAAGTCGTCAGGGCGTACAAATGACCGTGGAGGAAAATGAGGAAATATTGTTTGCCCAAGACAGAGGACAAAATGGAGCACACAAAGGCAGATTtcctgctgctgatgatgaaattgaaagcagtgatgatgacaatgatgatggctTTTCTGAGACTGAGGCCATTGAAGATGAACAAGAGCAAAATATCTTGAGAGAAACAGATGATGAACAACCTGAAAAGAGTTACGACAATGTTTTCAAGTACCATGTTTTGCAGACATTAACAAATACAGATCGCCTTCCCCATCTCAAAAAGAGATTTGAAGTGTGTTTGAAATCAATTCTTGAGAAGACTTCAGTTgatcttctcttcttttttgtgGTTGATGGACCAAGTAAAACCTATCTGGAAACAGCACTTCAAGATATCACAAATCTACAGATTTCAAAATCTAAATTTCAG TTCATCTTCATGGACATTGATGGTCTGGCCAAAGACCTGGCCCCATTAGTTGAGATGATGCAGGAGCAGATCCAAGGCAACCATCCCTACTACAAGGACTCCATCTTCTTCCTCTCCACCATGCTCCACAAGGACCTCCTGCCGGAGTACGTCCATCGGATCATCATGCTAGACACCGACCTCAAGTTCATGAGCGACATCAAGGAACTCTTCGACCACTTTGACCGCTTCCGTGGCGATAACATCATGGGCATCGTCCATGAGCAGCAACCGGTGTACCGTCACATCTTCTCTCTGTACCGGTCGCAGAATCCGGGTACCCGCGTCGGGGGTCCCCCTCCAGATGGCCTCACAGGATTCAACAGCGGGGTCCTTCTCCTGGACATTGACAGGATTCGGAAGAGTGGTCACTTTGAGGAGTACCTTCGTCCAGAAAAGGTGGTGGAGCTTCGGGACAAGTTCCATTTTAAAGGTCACCTAGGTGATCAAGATTTCTACACATTAATCTCCATGGAAAAGGAAGATCTGTTTTACAATCTTCCTTGCTCTTGGAATAAACAGCTTTGCTCATGGTGGAAAGATAAGGGCTATGCAAATATCTGGGACCAGTACTATCTGTgcaaggaaaaaataaatatttaccatggtaactgcaATACTCCAATACCTTTCTGA